One Sphingobacteriales bacterium DNA segment encodes these proteins:
- a CDS encoding T9SS type A sorting domain-containing protein, producing MPGTFGAPWGPFCIKQCDIKTNDKKDIQVCITAEEGACVDVKIDINYFDPNILYDPANNFIVEIRDPMFLNLVNMGGLGIFPGTSNDVVQVCMPKWGDLGALGMKPGMYYMRIVGTNSNDPENLLGTLIHLTIGVKKLTPPSVYATDTVVCTGNTAFFYVTNVDPASTYEWFFNGSSFYHGPAMGVFFNSPPGTVFDVTVQETYYSCKGPMSPPIKVYVTGPPKTILIGDTVSCVGFTAEYCFTGTNTIFKWQTKGATIIAQDESCITVLFTDTISNTAKIILTAYNDCGGFEDTIAVNLTPKISVSVPNQVSMCKGQSATIEATTMGNFFLVWMDAKDNILAKNTNSFTVSPAETTYYTLLISNDLCGKVERKKIIVKVSDTLDAVFKFTVLPNDMLQVTAITKSGTPPYTFNWYNGETTTDNISFDPNETPTIFCTIADYFGCATTLVASYPYITSAETVQNQSATALNWHILPTPQDGWFSLSLNAQNVLNGNIKMKKTIFRVYNMLGQLIVSTSINTTDNQPLLLNLSHLPKGIYLASLYSKDKSITPLSQKFIKQ from the coding sequence TTGCCAGGTACTTTTGGTGCGCCCTGGGGGCCATTCTGCATCAAACAGTGCGATATTAAAACCAACGACAAAAAAGATATACAAGTTTGTATAACCGCCGAAGAAGGTGCTTGTGTTGATGTTAAAATTGATATCAACTATTTTGACCCCAATATTTTATACGACCCGGCTAATAATTTTATAGTCGAAATACGCGACCCTATGTTTCTTAACTTGGTGAATATGGGTGGCTTGGGTATTTTTCCCGGAACTAGCAACGATGTAGTGCAGGTATGTATGCCGAAATGGGGCGATTTAGGGGCTTTGGGCATGAAACCCGGCATGTATTATATGCGTATTGTAGGCACTAATTCAAACGATCCGGAAAATTTATTGGGCACGCTCATCCATTTAACTATCGGTGTTAAAAAACTTACTCCTCCATCGGTATATGCCACCGACACGGTAGTTTGTACGGGTAACACAGCTTTTTTCTATGTTACCAACGTTGACCCCGCCTCGACTTACGAATGGTTTTTTAACGGAAGTTCATTTTACCATGGCCCGGCAATGGGGGTATTTTTTAATAGCCCGCCCGGAACCGTATTTGACGTAACCGTACAAGAGACCTATTACAGCTGCAAAGGGCCCATGTCGCCCCCTATAAAAGTGTATGTAACTGGCCCGCCTAAAACCATTTTAATCGGTGATACTGTTTCTTGTGTAGGTTTTACCGCTGAATATTGTTTTACGGGAACAAACACCATATTTAAATGGCAAACTAAAGGTGCTACCATAATTGCCCAAGATGAATCGTGTATAACTGTTTTATTTACGGATACAATTAGCAACACGGCCAAAATAATATTAACTGCTTATAATGATTGTGGCGGTTTTGAAGATACTATTGCAGTAAATCTAACGCCTAAAATTAGCGTTAGTGTGCCCAACCAAGTTAGCATGTGCAAGGGTCAGTCGGCAACAATTGAAGCCACAACAATGGGCAATTTCTTTTTGGTGTGGATGGACGCAAAAGACAATATTTTAGCAAAAAACACGAATAGCTTTACCGTTTCGCCGGCAGAAACAACTTATTATACCTTATTAATATCAAACGATTTATGCGGAAAAGTTGAACGCAAAAAGATAATCGTTAAAGTTAGCGACACTTTAGATGCCGTTTTTAAATTCACCGTGTTGCCCAACGATATGTTGCAGGTAACTGCCATTACAAAAAGCGGCACCCCGCCTTACACTTTTAACTGGTACAATGGCGAAACAACTACTGATAATATTAGTTTTGACCCCAACGAAACGCCAACAATATTTTGTACTATTGCCGATTATTTTGGCTGCGCCACCACTTTAGTTGCCTCTTACCCTTATATTACAAGTGCCGAAACAGTGCAAAATCAGTCGGCAACGGCATTAAACTGGCATATTTTACCTACCCCGCAAGATGGATGGTTTTCACTTAGTTTAAACGCGCAAAATGTTTTAAACGGCAATATCAAAATGAAAAAAACAATATTTAGAGTGTATAATATGTTGGGGCAATTAATTGTTAGTACGTCTATAAATACTACCGACAACCAACCCCTGCTGCTAAATTTAAGCCATTTGCCAAAAGGAATTTATTTAGCCTCGTTATACTCAAAAGACAAATCAATTACACCTTTGAGTCAAAAATTTATAAAACAATAA